The proteins below come from a single Drosophila kikkawai strain 14028-0561.14 chromosome 3R, DkikHiC1v2, whole genome shotgun sequence genomic window:
- the CenB1A gene encoding arf-GAP with coiled-coil, ANK repeat and PH domain-containing protein 2 isoform X3, with protein sequence MRATIEFEECLKDSPRFRQFVSKEEGDIEHLEQRLEKIIKLCNVAVDSGKEYVKNQSAFAMSLWDLQQHFLDNKNAHNALGKLIHCFQEMNKFHTILLDQASRTVLKNLSVFVKDDINQVKDYKGHFLKVSEGYDNALIKNAQASKNRPQEVQEAANILSASKSCFQHTALDYVNYITLAQARKVPSILSTLLDYYQACVTYYHQGFDLCNDFDEFFKNISEDLNALRGDYQQLEKAMQDRHMSVNRYCDSNTNSTSNKIEGYLFKKKSKGFKTWCRRWFYLSDNQLVYSDLDSHCRKRSNEDSFSVMEEDLRICHVRPVNEGDRRFCFEVISPTKSHILQADSADMLSLWISALQHSIGAAIQHDSTTHHSRPQSTNTPNALPAKRRIHWEEFLKIPGNAYCCDCRSPEPRWASINLGITLCIECSGVHRSLGVHYSKVRSLTLDAWETENVKVMMELGNEVVNRIYEARTGDDCELQHPTEQCEIGVREAWIKAKYVERRFVCGMPKPQELLASETAEVLSIDSGGLAEDGGSGGSGTGLGISKRATLSLGGTRKWAVKKLRRRRQQRSLPKTLSDDPSIYNTAKTGDELDEDDDDESINIPSMSLSISRDDLLVIGDDLALDTFETPGILGSDQESTEVHNLPVMCMAFALGADKHWKNPQDRQRSFLHQAVISGSVMACEYLLLNGAAIDAVDELGYSALHISTAKGHIAQVYLLLKHKAAYDLASSDGKKALDIAVDQKNADIVTLLRLTRLNDEIGLNDEFNGEDETYKDVMKDFSNFTASQPRMLRQRNDSNTLESQRSSLTNSD encoded by the exons ATGCGCGCCACCATCGAGTTCGAGGAGTGTCTGAAGGATTCGCCGCGCTTCAG ACAATTTGTATCCAAGGAGGAGGGCGACATCGAGCACTTGGAGCAGCGGCTGGAGAAAATCATCAAGCTGTGCAATGTGGCCGTTGACTCCGGCAAGGAGTATGTCAAGAACCAGAG CGCCTTTGCCATGTCCTTGTGGGACCTGCAGCAGCACTTTCTCGACAACAAGAACGCACACAACGCTTTGGGCAAGCTGATACACTGCTTCCAG GAGATGAACAAGTTCCATACGATTCTCTTGGATCAGGCTAGCCGCACAGTGCTAAAGAATCTCAGTGTGTTTGTAAAGGACGACATCAACCAGGTGAAGGACTACAAGGGGCACTTCCTCAAGGTTTCCGAGGGCTATGACAATGCGCTGATAAAAAACGCACAG GCCAGTAAAAACCGACCGCAGGAGGTGCAAGAGGCTGCCAATATCCTTTCCGCCTCCAAATCCTGTTTCCAGCACACCGCCCTGGACTATGTGAACTATATAACGCTGGCCCAGGCTCGCAAGGTCCCCTCCATACTGTCAACG CTGCTGGACTACTATCAGGCGTGCGTGACCTACTACCACCAGGGCTTCGACCTGTGCAACGACTTTGACGAGTTCTTCAAGAACATCAGCGAGGACTTGAATGCACTGCGCGGCGACTATCAGCAGCTGGAAAAGGCCATGCAGGACCGCCACATGAGCGTCAATCGCTACTGCGActcgaacaccaacagcaccTCCAACAAGATCGAGGGATACCTGTTCAAGAAGAAGTCCAAGGGCTTCAAGACCTGGTGCCGGCGCTGGTTCTACTTGAGCGACAACCAGCTGGTCTACAG TGATTTGGATTCGCATTGCAGAAAACGGAGCAACGAGGACTCGTTCTCGGTCATGGAGGAGGACCTGCGCATCTGCCACGTACGCCCGGTTAATGAGGGCGACCGTCGCTTCTGCTTTGAGGTCATCTCTCCGACAAA ATCCCACATTCTGCAGGCGGATTCCGCGGACATGCTCTCCCTGTGGATCTCAGCACTGCAGCACAGCATTGGGGCAGCCATCCAACATGACTCCACCACGCACCACTCACGACCACAGTCGACGAACACACCCAATGCTTTGCCCGCAAAGCGGAGAAT CCACTGGGAGGAGTTCCTAAAGATACCCGGCAACGCGTACTGCTGCGACTGCAGGAGCCCCGAACCGCGATGGGCCTCTATCAATCTGGGCATCACCCTGTGCATCGAGTGCTCCGGAGTTCATCGCAGCCTGGGTGTCCACTACAGCAAAGTTCGCTCCCTCACTCTGGATGCCTGGGAGACAGAGAACGTGAAGGTGATGATGGAGCTCGGCAACGAGGTGGTGAACCGCATCTATGAGGCACGCACCGGCGATGACTGCGAGCTCCAGCATCCCACTGAGCAATGCGAGATAGGAGTGCGCGAGGCCTGGATCAAGGCTAAGTACGTGGAGCGGCGGTTTGTGTGCGGCATGCCTAAGCCTCAAGAGCTGCTGGCAAGCGAGACGGCCGAGGTGCTTAGCATAGACAGTGGAGGCTTGGCGGAGGACGGTGGCAGCGGGGGCAGTGGCACAGGACTGGGGATCAGTAAGCGGGCCACTCTTTCGCTGGGAGGTACACGCAAATGGGCAGTGAAGAAGCTACGACGGAGGCGACAACAGCGATCGTTGCCCAAGACTTTAAGTGACGATCCGAGCATCTATAACACGGCCAAGACGGGCGACGAACTGGacgaagatgatgatgatgagtcCATCAACATTCCCTCAATGTCGCTGAGCATATCTCGCGACGATTTGCTGGTCATCGGCGATGACCTGGCCCTGGACACCTTCGAGACGCCTGGCATTCTGGGTAGCGATCAGGAGAGCACAGAAG TGCACAATCTGCCGGTGATGTGCATGGCCTTTGCCCTGGGCGCCGACAAGCACTGGAAGAACCCCCAGGATAGGCAGCGTTCGTTTCTTCACCAGGCCGTAATCTCCGGCTCCGTGATGGCCTGCGAGTACCTGCTGCTAAATGGAGCCGCCATCGATGCTGTGGATGAGCTGGGCTACAGTGCACTGCACATATCGACGGCCAAGGGGCATATTGCACAGGTGTACTTGCTGCTGAAGCACAAGGCAGCCTACGATCTGGCCTCCAGTGATGGCAAGAAGGCATTGGACATAGCAGTTGACCAGAAGAACGCCGATATTGTGACGCT aCTCCGGCTGACACGGCTTAACGACGAAATCGGTCTGAACGACGAGTTCAACGGCGAGGACGAAACCTACAAGGACGTAATGAAGGACTTCTCCAACTTCACCGCCAGCCAGCCACGAATGTTGCGGCAGCGGAATGACTCCAACACCTTGGAGTCACAGCGCAGCTCGTTGACCAACTCAGACTAG
- the CenB1A gene encoding arf-GAP with coiled-coil, ANK repeat and PH domain-containing protein 2 isoform X2 → MRATIEFEECLKDSPRFRQFVSKEEGDIEHLEQRLEKIIKLCNVAVDSGKEYVKNQSAFAMSLWDLQQHFLDNKNAHNALGKLIHCFQEMNKFHTILLDQASRTVLKNLSVFVKDDINQVKDYKGHFLKVSEGYDNALIKNAQASKNRPQEVQEAANILSASKSCFQHTALDYVNYITLAQARKVPSILSTLLDYYQACVTYYHQGFDLCNDFDEFFKNISEDLNALRGDYQQLEKAMQDRHMSVNRYCDSNTNSTSNKIEGYLFKKKSKGFKTWCRRWFYLSDNQLVYRKRSNEDSFSVMEEDLRICHVRPVNEGDRRFCFEVISPTKSHILQADSADMLSLWISALQHSIGAAIQHDSTTHHSRPQSTNTPNALPAKRRIHWEEFLKIPGNAYCCDCRSPEPRWASINLGITLCIECSGVHRSLGVHYSKVRSLTLDAWETENVKVMMELGNEVVNRIYEARTGDDCELQHPTEQCEIGVREAWIKAKYVERRFVCGMPKPQELLASETAEVLSIDSGGLAEDGGSGGSGTGLGISKRATLSLGGTRKWAVKKLRRRRQQRSLPKTLSDDPSIYNTAKTGDELDEDDDDESINIPSMSLSISRDDLLVIGDDLALDTFETPGILGSDQESTEGESETEMPEELPFSQLDANQLLYMASVVHNLPVMCMAFALGADKHWKNPQDRQRSFLHQAVISGSVMACEYLLLNGAAIDAVDELGYSALHISTAKGHIAQVYLLLKHKAAYDLASSDGKKALDIAVDQKNADIVTLLRLTRLNDEIGLNDEFNGEDETYKDVMKDFSNFTASQPRMLRQRNDSNTLESQRSSLTNSD, encoded by the exons ATGCGCGCCACCATCGAGTTCGAGGAGTGTCTGAAGGATTCGCCGCGCTTCAG ACAATTTGTATCCAAGGAGGAGGGCGACATCGAGCACTTGGAGCAGCGGCTGGAGAAAATCATCAAGCTGTGCAATGTGGCCGTTGACTCCGGCAAGGAGTATGTCAAGAACCAGAG CGCCTTTGCCATGTCCTTGTGGGACCTGCAGCAGCACTTTCTCGACAACAAGAACGCACACAACGCTTTGGGCAAGCTGATACACTGCTTCCAG GAGATGAACAAGTTCCATACGATTCTCTTGGATCAGGCTAGCCGCACAGTGCTAAAGAATCTCAGTGTGTTTGTAAAGGACGACATCAACCAGGTGAAGGACTACAAGGGGCACTTCCTCAAGGTTTCCGAGGGCTATGACAATGCGCTGATAAAAAACGCACAG GCCAGTAAAAACCGACCGCAGGAGGTGCAAGAGGCTGCCAATATCCTTTCCGCCTCCAAATCCTGTTTCCAGCACACCGCCCTGGACTATGTGAACTATATAACGCTGGCCCAGGCTCGCAAGGTCCCCTCCATACTGTCAACG CTGCTGGACTACTATCAGGCGTGCGTGACCTACTACCACCAGGGCTTCGACCTGTGCAACGACTTTGACGAGTTCTTCAAGAACATCAGCGAGGACTTGAATGCACTGCGCGGCGACTATCAGCAGCTGGAAAAGGCCATGCAGGACCGCCACATGAGCGTCAATCGCTACTGCGActcgaacaccaacagcaccTCCAACAAGATCGAGGGATACCTGTTCAAGAAGAAGTCCAAGGGCTTCAAGACCTGGTGCCGGCGCTGGTTCTACTTGAGCGACAACCAGCTGGTCTACAG AAAACGGAGCAACGAGGACTCGTTCTCGGTCATGGAGGAGGACCTGCGCATCTGCCACGTACGCCCGGTTAATGAGGGCGACCGTCGCTTCTGCTTTGAGGTCATCTCTCCGACAAA ATCCCACATTCTGCAGGCGGATTCCGCGGACATGCTCTCCCTGTGGATCTCAGCACTGCAGCACAGCATTGGGGCAGCCATCCAACATGACTCCACCACGCACCACTCACGACCACAGTCGACGAACACACCCAATGCTTTGCCCGCAAAGCGGAGAAT CCACTGGGAGGAGTTCCTAAAGATACCCGGCAACGCGTACTGCTGCGACTGCAGGAGCCCCGAACCGCGATGGGCCTCTATCAATCTGGGCATCACCCTGTGCATCGAGTGCTCCGGAGTTCATCGCAGCCTGGGTGTCCACTACAGCAAAGTTCGCTCCCTCACTCTGGATGCCTGGGAGACAGAGAACGTGAAGGTGATGATGGAGCTCGGCAACGAGGTGGTGAACCGCATCTATGAGGCACGCACCGGCGATGACTGCGAGCTCCAGCATCCCACTGAGCAATGCGAGATAGGAGTGCGCGAGGCCTGGATCAAGGCTAAGTACGTGGAGCGGCGGTTTGTGTGCGGCATGCCTAAGCCTCAAGAGCTGCTGGCAAGCGAGACGGCCGAGGTGCTTAGCATAGACAGTGGAGGCTTGGCGGAGGACGGTGGCAGCGGGGGCAGTGGCACAGGACTGGGGATCAGTAAGCGGGCCACTCTTTCGCTGGGAGGTACACGCAAATGGGCAGTGAAGAAGCTACGACGGAGGCGACAACAGCGATCGTTGCCCAAGACTTTAAGTGACGATCCGAGCATCTATAACACGGCCAAGACGGGCGACGAACTGGacgaagatgatgatgatgagtcCATCAACATTCCCTCAATGTCGCTGAGCATATCTCGCGACGATTTGCTGGTCATCGGCGATGACCTGGCCCTGGACACCTTCGAGACGCCTGGCATTCTGGGTAGCGATCAGGAGAGCACAGAAGGTGAGTCGGAGACGGAAATGCCGGAGGAGCTGCCCTTCTCTCAACTGGATGCAAACCAACTTCTGTACATGGCTTCGGTAGTGCACAATCTGCCGGTGATGTGCATGGCCTTTGCCCTGGGCGCCGACAAGCACTGGAAGAACCCCCAGGATAGGCAGCGTTCGTTTCTTCACCAGGCCGTAATCTCCGGCTCCGTGATGGCCTGCGAGTACCTGCTGCTAAATGGAGCCGCCATCGATGCTGTGGATGAGCTGGGCTACAGTGCACTGCACATATCGACGGCCAAGGGGCATATTGCACAGGTGTACTTGCTGCTGAAGCACAAGGCAGCCTACGATCTGGCCTCCAGTGATGGCAAGAAGGCATTGGACATAGCAGTTGACCAGAAGAACGCCGATATTGTGACGCT aCTCCGGCTGACACGGCTTAACGACGAAATCGGTCTGAACGACGAGTTCAACGGCGAGGACGAAACCTACAAGGACGTAATGAAGGACTTCTCCAACTTCACCGCCAGCCAGCCACGAATGTTGCGGCAGCGGAATGACTCCAACACCTTGGAGTCACAGCGCAGCTCGTTGACCAACTCAGACTAG
- the CenB1A gene encoding arf-GAP with coiled-coil, ANK repeat and PH domain-containing protein 2 isoform X1, giving the protein MRATIEFEECLKDSPRFRQFVSKEEGDIEHLEQRLEKIIKLCNVAVDSGKEYVKNQSAFAMSLWDLQQHFLDNKNAHNALGKLIHCFQEMNKFHTILLDQASRTVLKNLSVFVKDDINQVKDYKGHFLKVSEGYDNALIKNAQASKNRPQEVQEAANILSASKSCFQHTALDYVNYITLAQARKVPSILSTLLDYYQACVTYYHQGFDLCNDFDEFFKNISEDLNALRGDYQQLEKAMQDRHMSVNRYCDSNTNSTSNKIEGYLFKKKSKGFKTWCRRWFYLSDNQLVYSDLDSHCRKRSNEDSFSVMEEDLRICHVRPVNEGDRRFCFEVISPTKSHILQADSADMLSLWISALQHSIGAAIQHDSTTHHSRPQSTNTPNALPAKRRIHWEEFLKIPGNAYCCDCRSPEPRWASINLGITLCIECSGVHRSLGVHYSKVRSLTLDAWETENVKVMMELGNEVVNRIYEARTGDDCELQHPTEQCEIGVREAWIKAKYVERRFVCGMPKPQELLASETAEVLSIDSGGLAEDGGSGGSGTGLGISKRATLSLGGTRKWAVKKLRRRRQQRSLPKTLSDDPSIYNTAKTGDELDEDDDDESINIPSMSLSISRDDLLVIGDDLALDTFETPGILGSDQESTEGESETEMPEELPFSQLDANQLLYMASVVHNLPVMCMAFALGADKHWKNPQDRQRSFLHQAVISGSVMACEYLLLNGAAIDAVDELGYSALHISTAKGHIAQVYLLLKHKAAYDLASSDGKKALDIAVDQKNADIVTLLRLTRLNDEIGLNDEFNGEDETYKDVMKDFSNFTASQPRMLRQRNDSNTLESQRSSLTNSD; this is encoded by the exons ATGCGCGCCACCATCGAGTTCGAGGAGTGTCTGAAGGATTCGCCGCGCTTCAG ACAATTTGTATCCAAGGAGGAGGGCGACATCGAGCACTTGGAGCAGCGGCTGGAGAAAATCATCAAGCTGTGCAATGTGGCCGTTGACTCCGGCAAGGAGTATGTCAAGAACCAGAG CGCCTTTGCCATGTCCTTGTGGGACCTGCAGCAGCACTTTCTCGACAACAAGAACGCACACAACGCTTTGGGCAAGCTGATACACTGCTTCCAG GAGATGAACAAGTTCCATACGATTCTCTTGGATCAGGCTAGCCGCACAGTGCTAAAGAATCTCAGTGTGTTTGTAAAGGACGACATCAACCAGGTGAAGGACTACAAGGGGCACTTCCTCAAGGTTTCCGAGGGCTATGACAATGCGCTGATAAAAAACGCACAG GCCAGTAAAAACCGACCGCAGGAGGTGCAAGAGGCTGCCAATATCCTTTCCGCCTCCAAATCCTGTTTCCAGCACACCGCCCTGGACTATGTGAACTATATAACGCTGGCCCAGGCTCGCAAGGTCCCCTCCATACTGTCAACG CTGCTGGACTACTATCAGGCGTGCGTGACCTACTACCACCAGGGCTTCGACCTGTGCAACGACTTTGACGAGTTCTTCAAGAACATCAGCGAGGACTTGAATGCACTGCGCGGCGACTATCAGCAGCTGGAAAAGGCCATGCAGGACCGCCACATGAGCGTCAATCGCTACTGCGActcgaacaccaacagcaccTCCAACAAGATCGAGGGATACCTGTTCAAGAAGAAGTCCAAGGGCTTCAAGACCTGGTGCCGGCGCTGGTTCTACTTGAGCGACAACCAGCTGGTCTACAG TGATTTGGATTCGCATTGCAGAAAACGGAGCAACGAGGACTCGTTCTCGGTCATGGAGGAGGACCTGCGCATCTGCCACGTACGCCCGGTTAATGAGGGCGACCGTCGCTTCTGCTTTGAGGTCATCTCTCCGACAAA ATCCCACATTCTGCAGGCGGATTCCGCGGACATGCTCTCCCTGTGGATCTCAGCACTGCAGCACAGCATTGGGGCAGCCATCCAACATGACTCCACCACGCACCACTCACGACCACAGTCGACGAACACACCCAATGCTTTGCCCGCAAAGCGGAGAAT CCACTGGGAGGAGTTCCTAAAGATACCCGGCAACGCGTACTGCTGCGACTGCAGGAGCCCCGAACCGCGATGGGCCTCTATCAATCTGGGCATCACCCTGTGCATCGAGTGCTCCGGAGTTCATCGCAGCCTGGGTGTCCACTACAGCAAAGTTCGCTCCCTCACTCTGGATGCCTGGGAGACAGAGAACGTGAAGGTGATGATGGAGCTCGGCAACGAGGTGGTGAACCGCATCTATGAGGCACGCACCGGCGATGACTGCGAGCTCCAGCATCCCACTGAGCAATGCGAGATAGGAGTGCGCGAGGCCTGGATCAAGGCTAAGTACGTGGAGCGGCGGTTTGTGTGCGGCATGCCTAAGCCTCAAGAGCTGCTGGCAAGCGAGACGGCCGAGGTGCTTAGCATAGACAGTGGAGGCTTGGCGGAGGACGGTGGCAGCGGGGGCAGTGGCACAGGACTGGGGATCAGTAAGCGGGCCACTCTTTCGCTGGGAGGTACACGCAAATGGGCAGTGAAGAAGCTACGACGGAGGCGACAACAGCGATCGTTGCCCAAGACTTTAAGTGACGATCCGAGCATCTATAACACGGCCAAGACGGGCGACGAACTGGacgaagatgatgatgatgagtcCATCAACATTCCCTCAATGTCGCTGAGCATATCTCGCGACGATTTGCTGGTCATCGGCGATGACCTGGCCCTGGACACCTTCGAGACGCCTGGCATTCTGGGTAGCGATCAGGAGAGCACAGAAGGTGAGTCGGAGACGGAAATGCCGGAGGAGCTGCCCTTCTCTCAACTGGATGCAAACCAACTTCTGTACATGGCTTCGGTAGTGCACAATCTGCCGGTGATGTGCATGGCCTTTGCCCTGGGCGCCGACAAGCACTGGAAGAACCCCCAGGATAGGCAGCGTTCGTTTCTTCACCAGGCCGTAATCTCCGGCTCCGTGATGGCCTGCGAGTACCTGCTGCTAAATGGAGCCGCCATCGATGCTGTGGATGAGCTGGGCTACAGTGCACTGCACATATCGACGGCCAAGGGGCATATTGCACAGGTGTACTTGCTGCTGAAGCACAAGGCAGCCTACGATCTGGCCTCCAGTGATGGCAAGAAGGCATTGGACATAGCAGTTGACCAGAAGAACGCCGATATTGTGACGCT aCTCCGGCTGACACGGCTTAACGACGAAATCGGTCTGAACGACGAGTTCAACGGCGAGGACGAAACCTACAAGGACGTAATGAAGGACTTCTCCAACTTCACCGCCAGCCAGCCACGAATGTTGCGGCAGCGGAATGACTCCAACACCTTGGAGTCACAGCGCAGCTCGTTGACCAACTCAGACTAG
- the l(3)80Fg gene encoding dnaJ homolog subfamily C member 16 — MHLTDCGHIGYSSIDSLKTYVFNQYWKKMSTGKFFEQNLIIIFLFLCAKATICLCASNDPYAILGVSNTASAQEIRKAYKELAKEWHPDKRSDSDAVEKFVQIKSAYELLSDTDRRRIYDRHGVTSEDSHYLQDKYDYSEYNRYSYYQTEDTFGKHFTIDQDIVLFHKLSVTANYFEKNILPNSAKKVHVVMFYNDWCFRCNRIVNAFKKVMDILEPLGVNFATVNAIHEESIFRKTGIDEVPKLVVVIDGHVFIYREHSITPQKVVDFIRKKLPFRIMQRVDSENIDDFLGGWMDNRVRALILEPRNLIRLRYLLTAFEFNDRVAFGFVDMNSKRSKEIIDRFKVNTSMDTLLIFNEESTSYVASVCMPDIPTQTLIDVVSSNQYLALPRLSSQDILESVCPREWNRPRKRLCVVLITENNKKHDFARVALRRIALNSGYSLERVRFAYMFKESQPDFINAISKGSFEKNPLQIVIIWRRDDKHIKYEWVCGAKQYANFVNESLINATNYEISFTVKRLLKSSESLNYEAFVEKLFNEHSEGIITKWMSRMLYMLDYLSDNIEDEHLLAAFSLLGTIAFMFAVGYVLMYFVRAEEENLKAKGHLVDGQDGQYNNQPVPELKLYELRAEKYNGMVRLLKPGCRTLLLITDLQSRKKLIPYFHKAVWPYRKSKTLLFGHMLIEKGLPWYSELLRLSLCTNQKLQVNPRNCVGTVIALNGHRKYFCMYHAKHPESVRAAKRILKITKPLLDRREDPEIGTFLEKGYSEESEAEANVLLEDHLLNSLDDWLERLFDGSTHKYYINYWPDFPTK, encoded by the coding sequence ATGCATCTCACAGATTGCGGTCACATTGGATATTCTAGTATTGATTCTCTCAAAACATATGTTTTCAACCAATACTGGAAGAAGATGTCAACGGGAAAATTTTTTGAACAGAATTTAATAATCATATTTCTGTTCCTGTGTGCAAAAGCAACAATATGTCTCTGCGCTTCGAACGACCCCTACGCCATCCTCGGTGTAAGCAATACGGCTTCTGCGCAGGAAATAAGAAAGGCGTACAAGGAGCTGGCCAAAGAATGGCACCCAGACAAACGTTCCGACTCGGACGCGGTGGAGAAATTTGTCCAAATAAAATCCGCCTATGAGCTGCTCAGTGACACCGACAGACGACGCATCTATGATCGGCACGGGGTCACCAGTGAGGATTCGCACTATTTGCAGGACAAATATGACTACAGTGAATATAATCGATATTCGTACTATCAAACGGAAGACACTTTCGGAAAGCACTTCACCATTGACCAGGACATTGTGCTCTTCCACAAGCTGTCTGTCACCGCCAACTACTTTGAGAAGAATATTTTGCCAAACAGCGCCAAGAAGGTTCACGTAGTAATGTTCTACAACGACTGGTGCTTCCGGTGCAACCGTATAGTCAACGCATTTAAAAAGGTAATGGACATCCTGGAGCCCCTGGGGGTTAACTTTGCCACCGTCAATGCTATACACGAGGAGTCAATTTTCCGGAAAACTGGAATAGATGAGGTCCCCAAACTGGTGGTCGTTATCGACGGTCACGTCTTCATTTATCGGGAGCATTCCATTACCCCCCAAAAGGTGGTTGACTTCATCCGCAAGAAGCTGCCGTTTAGAATCATGCAACGGGTGGACAGCGAAAATATAGACGACTTCCTTGGCGGGTGGATGGACAACAGGGTTCGAGCGCTAATCCTGGAGCCTCGCAATTTGATCCGGCTGCGGTACTTGCTAACCGCCTTTGAGTTCAACGATCGTGTCGCATTCGGGTTTGTCGATATGAATAGTAAGCGATCGAAGGAGATAATTGATCGCTTCAAGGTAAATACCAGCATGGACACTCTGCTTATATTTAATGAAGAGTCGACGAGCTACGTGGCCAGTGTATGTATGCCGGACATCCCAACGCAAACACTGATAGATGTGGTTTCCTCGAATCAATATCTGGCTTTGCCGAGACTATCCTCCCAGGACATTCTGGAGAGTGTGTGCCCAAGGGAGTGGAACCGGCCAAGGAAGCGTTTATGCGTGGTTCTCATCacagaaaataacaaaaagcaCGACTTCGCAAGAGTCGCCCTCAGACGAATCGCCCTAAATAGTGGTTATAGCTTGGAAAGAGTTCGTTTCGCGTACATGTTCAAGGAGAGTCAACCCGATTTTATCAATGCCATTTCAAAGGGTTCGTTTGAGAAGAATCCCCTGCAAATAGTCATCATTTGGCGGCGAGACGATAAGCATATAAAGTACGAGTGGGTCTGCGGTGCTAAGCAATATGCCAACTTTGTCAATGAAAGCTTAATCAATGCCACAAACTATGAAATTTCTTTCACAGTGAAGAGACTCTTGAAATCGTCAGAGTCGCTTAATTACGAAGCCTTTGTGGAAAAGCTGTTTAATGAGCATTCCGAGGGAATAATTACCAAATGGATGTCGCGAATGCTTTATATGCTGGATTATCTGTCTGATAATATAGAAGACGAGCACCTCCTGGCTGCGTTCTCCCTTTTGGGAACAATTGCGTTCATGTTTGCCGTTGGATATGTACTGATGTACTTCGTGCGGGCAGAAGAGGAAAATCTCAAGGCCAAAGGTCATCTGGTTGACGGCCAAGACGGCCAATATAATAATCAACCCGTCCCGGAACTTAAGCTATACGAGCTGAGAGCTGAAAAATATAATGGAATGGTTCGCTTGCTAAAGCCAGGATGCCGTACGTTACTCCTGATAACAGACTTGCAGAGCCGAAAGAAGCTAATACCCTATTTTCACAAAGCCGTTTGGCCTTACAGGAAATCCAAGACACTATTATTCGGACACATGCTAATTGAAAAGGGATTGCCGTGGTACTCTGAGCTCCTTCGATTGTCGCTATGCACGAATCAAAAGTTGCAGGTCAATCCGCGGAACTGTGTGGGCACTGTAATTGCCTTGAATGGCCACCGAAAGTACTTTTGCATGTATCACGCCAAGCATCCAGAATCCGTTCGCGCGGCCAAgagaattttgaaaattacCAAACCCCTTTTGGACAGGAGAGAGGATCCTGAGATTGGAACCTTTCTCGAGAAAGGCTACTCCGAAGAGTCCGAGGCAGAAGCGAATGTCCTCCTGGAGGATCATTTACTCAACAGCCTGGATGACTGGTTGGAGAGATTGTTCGACGGGTCGACACACAAGTACTACATAAACTACTGGCCAGACTTCCCTACCAAATAA